In Equus caballus isolate H_3958 breed thoroughbred chromosome 28, TB-T2T, whole genome shotgun sequence, the following proteins share a genomic window:
- the CSF2RB gene encoding cytokine receptor common subunit beta isoform X1: protein MVLTRELLPVALLALCWGLSVAGAQGTVPLQTLSCHNDYTSRIVCRWADARDAPRFLNVTLHRRLNEEPPQPVACHLSDDTSLSDHIYPSSVPRRCVIPYNLFVLADRDYFSFRPDRPLGAQLNINLAQHVQPPAPKELQITNARDHFLLTWSMALGDSQSHWLSNLEFEVVYRRLQDSWEDAPTLLSDSFQAILGPEHLLPSSTYVARVRARLAPGSGLSGRPSQWSPEVRWDSQPGDEAQPRDLQCFFDGATALSCSWEVRTEVASSVSFALFYRSSPDAGEEQCSPVLQDQPGSPYILHRCQILVPDPRTHSQYLVSVRPKEEEKFIKSSENIQMPPPKLNVTRSTDGYVLLWKAEEMMYKHIGHTFQVQYKKDTASWEDSKTELLQNAHSMSLPRLEPSTKYQARVRVKPAPGGYNGVWSEWSEERSWGTEWELPMWVLALILVFATLVLLPALRFCGVYGYRLNRKWEEKIPNPSKSHLFQNGSARLRLPDSTWTLSSRSSPPQGPWGGRFPELERVSLIDCGHSEVSPLTTKDPKDAQDSPSEPDTTLTPSDLPAERPHSPQPGLATPSGRPESRVSGFDFNGPYLGPPHSRSLPDMVGPLVAPQMDMGQKPLPSGSLEYLCLPAGGQVQLVPLSQAMGQGRAQDLEKKPSPGAEGSPSLESGPDPVPPAPGLMVDGQGPKDSPAALPTASGGPADSGVASGYVTTADLTFTPPTGAPSVSQAPRLGLPSDQNDSVCPGLAGGPPGAPAPMKPEFEGYVELPPTTGQTPKSPLVSPAPPATSSPVLSLGEARADAAPASPHPEGLLVLQQVGDYCFLPGVGSSPLSPQIKPSSPGPCPETGDLEQVLQAKKPSGQAVPQVPAIQLFKALKQQDYLALPPWDVARPGEVC from the exons ATGGTGCTGACCCGGGAGCTGCTCCCTGTCGCCCTGctggctctgtgctgggggcTCAGTGTGGCAGGGGCCCAAG GGACCGTCCCGCTGCAGACCCTGAGCTGCCACAACGACTACACCAGCCGCATCGTCTGCAGGTGGGCGGACGCGCGGGACGCCCCGCGGTTCCTCAACGTGACTCTGCACCGCAGGCTGAACGA GGAGCCCCCGCAGCCAGTGGCCTGCCATCTCAGTGATGACACGTCCTTGTCAGACCACATTTATCCCAGCTCTGTGCCCAGAAGATGCGTCATTCCCTACAACCTTTTCGTCCTTGCTGACAGAGACTATTTCTCATTCCGACCAGACAGGCCTCTGGGTGCCCAGCTCAACATCAATCTGGCCCAGCATG tgcagccccccgcccccaaggAGCTCCAGATCACTAATGCCAGGGACCATTTCCTGCTGACCTGGAGTATGGCCCTTGGGGATTCCCAGAGCCACTGGCTGTCCAACCTGGAGTTTGAGGTGGTCTACAGGCGGCTTCAGGACTCCTGGGAG GACGCCCCCACCCTCCTCTCCGACTCCTTCCAGGCCATCCTGGGGCCAGAGCACCTGCTCCCCAGCAGCACCTACGTGGCCCGAGTGCGCGCCCGGCTGGCCCCAGGCTCGGGGCTCTCAGGACGGCCCAGCCAGTGGAGCCCGGAGGTCCGCTGGGACTCCCAGCCAG GGGACGAGGCCCAGCCCCGGGACCTCCAGTGCTTCTTCGACGGGGCCACCGCGCTCAGCTGCTCCTGGGAAGTGAGGACCGAGGTGGCCAGCTCGGTCTCCTTTGCCCTCTTCTACAGGTCCAGCCCCGACGCGGG GGAGGAGCAGTGCTCCCCAGTGCTGCAGGACCAGCCCGGCAGCCCCTACATCCTGCACCGATGCCAGATCCTCGTGCCCGACCCCAGGACCCACAGCCAGTACCTCGTCTCTGTTCGgccaaaggaggaagagaaatttaTCAAGAGCTCAGAGAACA TCCAGATGCCTCCCCCGAAACTCAATGTGACCAGGAGCACAGACGGCTATGTCCTGCTCTGGAAAGCGGAGGAAATGATGTACAAACACATAGGCCATACCTTCCAGGTCCAGTACAAGAAAGACACAGCCTCATGGGAG GACAGCAAGACAGAGTTGCTCCAGAACGCCCACAGCATGTCCCTGCCACGGCTGGAGCCCTCCACCAAGTACCAGGCGAGAGTGAGGGTCAAGCCCGCCCCCGGGGGCTACAACGGGGTCTGGAGCGAGTGGAGTGAGGAGCGCTCCTGGGGCACTGAGTGGG AACTGCCCATGTGGGTCCTGGCACTCATCCTGGTCTTCGCCACCCTCGTCTTGCTCCCAGCCCTGCGCTTCTGCGGTGTCTATGGCTACAG ACTGAACCGGAAGTGGGAGGAGAAAATCCCCAACCCCAGCAAGAGCCACCTGTTCCAG AACGGGAGTGCCAGGCTGCGTCTCCCAGACAGCACGTGGACCCTCAGCAGCAGGAGCTCCCCACCCCAGGGGCCGTGGGGCGGCCGCTTCCCTGAGCTGGAGAG GGTGTCCCTCATAGACTGCGGGCACAGCGAAGTGTCACCTCTCACCACAAAGGACCCTAAAGATGCCCAGGACTCACCATCTGAGCCTGACACGACTCTGACCCCCTCAGACCTGCCCGCCGAGCGGCCCCACAGCCCCCAGCCAGGCCTGGCCACCCCCTCGGGCAGGCCTGAGAGCCGGGTTTCTGGCTTCGACTTCAATGGTCCCTACCTGGGGCCACCCCACAGCCGCTCCCTGCCTGACATGGTGGGCCCACTGGTGGCCCCACAGATGGACATGGGCCAGAAGCCGCTGCCTTCAGGGTCCCTGGAGTACCTGTGTCTGCCTGCAGGCGGGCAGGTGCAGCTGGTCCCGCTGTCCCAGGCGATGGGACAGGGCCGGGCCCAGGATTTGGAGAAGAagcccagccctggggctgaggggagcccctccctggagtccGGGCCAGACCCCGTCCCTCCCGCACCTGGGCTGATGGTGGACGGTCAGGGTCCAAAGGACAGCCCCGCAGCTCTGCCCACTGCCTCTGGGGGCCCTGCGGACAGCGGCGTGGCCTCTGGTTATGTCACCACGGCCGACCTGACCTTCACCCCACCCACAGGGGCCCCGTCTGTCTCCCAGGCTCCCCGTCTGGGGCTCCCCTCAGACCAGAACGACAGCGTCTGTCCTGGACTAGCCGGTGGGCCCCCTGGAGCCCCGGCCCCCATGAAGCCAGAGTTTGAGGGCTATGTGGAGCTCCCTCCGACCACAGGCCAGACCCCCAAATCCCCTCTGGTCAGTCCTGCTCCTCCTGCCACCAGCAGCCCCGTCCTGAGCCTGGGGGAGGCCCGGGCAGATgccgcccccgcctccccacaTCCCGAGGGCCTCCTGGTCCTGCAGCAGGTCGGCGACTACTGCTTTCTCCCTGGGGTCGGGTCCAGCCCTCTCTCACCCCAGATTAAGCCCTCTTCCCCGGGTCCCTGTCCTGAGACTGGGGACCTGGAACAAGTGCTCCAGGCCAAGAAGCCCTCGGGCCAGGCCGTTCCCCAGGTCCCCGCCATCCAGCTCTTCAAAGCCCTGAAGCAGCAGGACTACCTGGCTCTGCCCCCGTGGGATGTCGCCAGGCCTGGGGAGGTGTGCTGA
- the CSF2RB gene encoding cytokine receptor common subunit beta isoform X2, with amino-acid sequence MVLTRELLPVALLALCWGLSVAGAQGTVPLQTLSCHNDYTSRIVCRWADARDAPRFLNVTLHRRLNEEPPQPVACHLSDDTSLSDHIYPSSVPRRCVIPYNLFVLADRDYFSFRPDRPLGAQLNINLAQHVQPPAPKELQITNARDHFLLTWSMALGDSQSHWLSNLEFEVVYRRLQDSWEAILGPEHLLPSSTYVARVRARLAPGSGLSGRPSQWSPEVRWDSQPGDEAQPRDLQCFFDGATALSCSWEVRTEVASSVSFALFYRSSPDAGEEQCSPVLQDQPGSPYILHRCQILVPDPRTHSQYLVSVRPKEEEKFIKSSENIQMPPPKLNVTRSTDGYVLLWKAEEMMYKHIGHTFQVQYKKDTASWEDSKTELLQNAHSMSLPRLEPSTKYQARVRVKPAPGGYNGVWSEWSEERSWGTEWELPMWVLALILVFATLVLLPALRFCGVYGYRLNRKWEEKIPNPSKSHLFQNGSARLRLPDSTWTLSSRSSPPQGPWGGRFPELERVSLIDCGHSEVSPLTTKDPKDAQDSPSEPDTTLTPSDLPAERPHSPQPGLATPSGRPESRVSGFDFNGPYLGPPHSRSLPDMVGPLVAPQMDMGQKPLPSGSLEYLCLPAGGQVQLVPLSQAMGQGRAQDLEKKPSPGAEGSPSLESGPDPVPPAPGLMVDGQGPKDSPAALPTASGGPADSGVASGYVTTADLTFTPPTGAPSVSQAPRLGLPSDQNDSVCPGLAGGPPGAPAPMKPEFEGYVELPPTTGQTPKSPLVSPAPPATSSPVLSLGEARADAAPASPHPEGLLVLQQVGDYCFLPGVGSSPLSPQIKPSSPGPCPETGDLEQVLQAKKPSGQAVPQVPAIQLFKALKQQDYLALPPWDVARPGEVC; translated from the exons ATGGTGCTGACCCGGGAGCTGCTCCCTGTCGCCCTGctggctctgtgctgggggcTCAGTGTGGCAGGGGCCCAAG GGACCGTCCCGCTGCAGACCCTGAGCTGCCACAACGACTACACCAGCCGCATCGTCTGCAGGTGGGCGGACGCGCGGGACGCCCCGCGGTTCCTCAACGTGACTCTGCACCGCAGGCTGAACGA GGAGCCCCCGCAGCCAGTGGCCTGCCATCTCAGTGATGACACGTCCTTGTCAGACCACATTTATCCCAGCTCTGTGCCCAGAAGATGCGTCATTCCCTACAACCTTTTCGTCCTTGCTGACAGAGACTATTTCTCATTCCGACCAGACAGGCCTCTGGGTGCCCAGCTCAACATCAATCTGGCCCAGCATG tgcagccccccgcccccaaggAGCTCCAGATCACTAATGCCAGGGACCATTTCCTGCTGACCTGGAGTATGGCCCTTGGGGATTCCCAGAGCCACTGGCTGTCCAACCTGGAGTTTGAGGTGGTCTACAGGCGGCTTCAGGACTCCTGGGAG GCCATCCTGGGGCCAGAGCACCTGCTCCCCAGCAGCACCTACGTGGCCCGAGTGCGCGCCCGGCTGGCCCCAGGCTCGGGGCTCTCAGGACGGCCCAGCCAGTGGAGCCCGGAGGTCCGCTGGGACTCCCAGCCAG GGGACGAGGCCCAGCCCCGGGACCTCCAGTGCTTCTTCGACGGGGCCACCGCGCTCAGCTGCTCCTGGGAAGTGAGGACCGAGGTGGCCAGCTCGGTCTCCTTTGCCCTCTTCTACAGGTCCAGCCCCGACGCGGG GGAGGAGCAGTGCTCCCCAGTGCTGCAGGACCAGCCCGGCAGCCCCTACATCCTGCACCGATGCCAGATCCTCGTGCCCGACCCCAGGACCCACAGCCAGTACCTCGTCTCTGTTCGgccaaaggaggaagagaaatttaTCAAGAGCTCAGAGAACA TCCAGATGCCTCCCCCGAAACTCAATGTGACCAGGAGCACAGACGGCTATGTCCTGCTCTGGAAAGCGGAGGAAATGATGTACAAACACATAGGCCATACCTTCCAGGTCCAGTACAAGAAAGACACAGCCTCATGGGAG GACAGCAAGACAGAGTTGCTCCAGAACGCCCACAGCATGTCCCTGCCACGGCTGGAGCCCTCCACCAAGTACCAGGCGAGAGTGAGGGTCAAGCCCGCCCCCGGGGGCTACAACGGGGTCTGGAGCGAGTGGAGTGAGGAGCGCTCCTGGGGCACTGAGTGGG AACTGCCCATGTGGGTCCTGGCACTCATCCTGGTCTTCGCCACCCTCGTCTTGCTCCCAGCCCTGCGCTTCTGCGGTGTCTATGGCTACAG ACTGAACCGGAAGTGGGAGGAGAAAATCCCCAACCCCAGCAAGAGCCACCTGTTCCAG AACGGGAGTGCCAGGCTGCGTCTCCCAGACAGCACGTGGACCCTCAGCAGCAGGAGCTCCCCACCCCAGGGGCCGTGGGGCGGCCGCTTCCCTGAGCTGGAGAG GGTGTCCCTCATAGACTGCGGGCACAGCGAAGTGTCACCTCTCACCACAAAGGACCCTAAAGATGCCCAGGACTCACCATCTGAGCCTGACACGACTCTGACCCCCTCAGACCTGCCCGCCGAGCGGCCCCACAGCCCCCAGCCAGGCCTGGCCACCCCCTCGGGCAGGCCTGAGAGCCGGGTTTCTGGCTTCGACTTCAATGGTCCCTACCTGGGGCCACCCCACAGCCGCTCCCTGCCTGACATGGTGGGCCCACTGGTGGCCCCACAGATGGACATGGGCCAGAAGCCGCTGCCTTCAGGGTCCCTGGAGTACCTGTGTCTGCCTGCAGGCGGGCAGGTGCAGCTGGTCCCGCTGTCCCAGGCGATGGGACAGGGCCGGGCCCAGGATTTGGAGAAGAagcccagccctggggctgaggggagcccctccctggagtccGGGCCAGACCCCGTCCCTCCCGCACCTGGGCTGATGGTGGACGGTCAGGGTCCAAAGGACAGCCCCGCAGCTCTGCCCACTGCCTCTGGGGGCCCTGCGGACAGCGGCGTGGCCTCTGGTTATGTCACCACGGCCGACCTGACCTTCACCCCACCCACAGGGGCCCCGTCTGTCTCCCAGGCTCCCCGTCTGGGGCTCCCCTCAGACCAGAACGACAGCGTCTGTCCTGGACTAGCCGGTGGGCCCCCTGGAGCCCCGGCCCCCATGAAGCCAGAGTTTGAGGGCTATGTGGAGCTCCCTCCGACCACAGGCCAGACCCCCAAATCCCCTCTGGTCAGTCCTGCTCCTCCTGCCACCAGCAGCCCCGTCCTGAGCCTGGGGGAGGCCCGGGCAGATgccgcccccgcctccccacaTCCCGAGGGCCTCCTGGTCCTGCAGCAGGTCGGCGACTACTGCTTTCTCCCTGGGGTCGGGTCCAGCCCTCTCTCACCCCAGATTAAGCCCTCTTCCCCGGGTCCCTGTCCTGAGACTGGGGACCTGGAACAAGTGCTCCAGGCCAAGAAGCCCTCGGGCCAGGCCGTTCCCCAGGTCCCCGCCATCCAGCTCTTCAAAGCCCTGAAGCAGCAGGACTACCTGGCTCTGCCCCCGTGGGATGTCGCCAGGCCTGGGGAGGTGTGCTGA
- the LOC100069576 gene encoding cytokine receptor common subunit beta isoform X2 produces the protein MALTRRLLPVALLALCWGLSVAGAQGTVPLQTLSCHNDYTSRIVCRWADARDAPRFLNVTLHRRLNEDPPQPVACRLSDDTSWLDDSCLSCVPRSCVIPYKFFALADRDYFSFRPDRPLGAQLNINLAQHGDEAQPRDLQCFFDGAAALSCSWEVRTEVASSVSFALFYRSSPDAGEKQCSPVLQDQPGSPYILHRCQIPVPDPRTHSQYLVSVRPKEEEKFIKSSENIQMAPPTLNVTRSKDGYVLLWKAEEMMYKHIGHTFQVQYKKDTASWEDSKTASLQNAHSMSLPWLEPSTKYQARVRVKPTPGSYNGIWSEWSEERSWGTEWELSVWVLALIMVFATLVLLPALRFCGVYGYRLNQKWEEKIPNPSKSHLFQNGSAGLRLPDSTWTLSSRSSPPQGPWGGRFPELERVSPIDCGHSEVSPVTTKDPKDAQDSPSEPDTTLAPSDLPAERPCSPQLGLAAPSGRPESRVSGFDFSVPYLGPPHSRSLPDMMGLLVAPQMDMKQRPLPSGSLEYLCLPAGGQVQLVPLSQAMGQGRAQDLEKKPSPRAEGSPSLESRADPVPPAPGLMVGGQGPKDSPAALPTASGGPADSSVAFGYVTTADLTFTPPARAPSVSQAPRLGLPSDQNHSVCPGLAGGPLGAPAPMKPEFEGYVELPPTIGQIPKSPLFSPAPPATSSPVLSLGEPRADAAPVSPHPKGLLVLQQVGDYCLPFSFGACPLPLQASPPLVEEGPPTKIPWPNALARPSVKDPVSLLERHQATAGPTITRG, from the exons GGACCCCCCACAGCCAGTGGCCTGCCGTCTCAGTGATGACACGTCCTGGTTAGATGACTCTTGTCTCAGCTGTGTGCCCAGAAGTTGCGTCATTCCCTACAAGTTTTTCGCCCTTGCTGACAGAGACTACTTCTCATTCCGACCAGACAGGCCTCTGGGAGCCCAGCTCAACATCAATCTGGCCCAGCATG GGGACGAGGCCCAGCCCCGGGACCTCCAGTGCTTCTTCGATGGGGCCGCCGCGCTCAGCTGCTCCTGGGAAGTGAGGACCGAGGTGGCCAGCTCGGTCTCCTTCGCCCTCTTCTACAGGTCCAGCCCTGATGCGGG GGAGAAGCAGTGCTCCCCAGTGCTGCAGGACCAGCCCGGCAGCCCCTACATCCTGCACCGATGCCAGATCCCCGTGCCCGACCCCAGGACCCACAGCCAGTACCTCGTCTCTGTTCGgccaaaggaggaagagaaatttaTCAAGAGCTCAGAGAACA TCCAGATGGCGCCCCCGACACTCAACGTGACCAGGAGCAAAGACGGCTATGTCCTGCTCTGGAAAGCGGAGGAAATGATGTACAAACACATAGGCCACACCTTCCAGGTCCAGTACAAGAAAGACACAGCCTCATGGGAG GACAGCAAGACAGCGTCGCTCCAGAACGCCCACAGCATGTCCCTGCCATGGCTGGAGCCCTCCACCAAGTACCAGGCGAGAGTGAGGGTCAAGCCCACCCCCGGGAGCTACAATGGGATCTGGAGCGAGTGGAGTGAGGAGCGCTCCTGGGGCACTGAGTGGG AGCTGTCCGTGTGGGTCCTGGCACTCATCATGGTCTTCGCCACCCTCGTCTTGCTCCCAGCCCTGCGCTTCTGCGGTGTCTATGGCTACAG GCTGAACCAGAAGTGGGAGGAGAAAATCCCCAACCCCAGCAAGAGCCACCTGTTCCAG AACGGGAGTGCCGGGCTGCGTCTCCCAGACAGCACGTGGACCCTCAGCAGCAGGAGCTCCCCACCCCAGGGGCCGTGGGGCGGCCGCTTCCCTGAGCTGGAGAG GGTGTCCCCCATAGACTGTGGGCACAGCGAGGTGTCACCTGTCACCACAAAGGACCCTAAAGATGCCCAGGACTCACCATCTGAGCCTGACACGACTCTGGCCCCCTCAGACCTGCCAGCCGAGCGGCCCTGCAGCCCCCAGCTGGGCCTGGCTGCCCCCTCGGGCAGGCCTGAGAGCCGGGTTTCTGGCTTCGACTTCAGTGTTCCCTACCTGGGGCCACCCCACAGCCGCTCCCTGCCTGACATGATGGGCCTGCTGGTGGCCCCACAGATGGACATGAAGCAGAGGCCGCTGCCTTCAGGATCCCTGGAGTACCTGTGTCTGCCTGCAGGCGGGCAGGTGCAGCTGGTCCCGCTGTCCCAGGCGATGGGACAGGGCCGGGCCCAGGATTTGGAGAAGAAGCCGAGCCCTAGGGCTGaggggagcccctccctggagtccCGGGCAGACCCCGTCCCTCCCGCACCTGGGCTGATGGTGGGCGGTCAGGGTCCAAAGGACAGCCCCGCAGCTCTGCCCACTGCCTCTGGGGGTCCTGCAGACAGCAGCGTGGCCTTTGGTTATGTCACCACGGCCGACCTGACCTTCACCCCACCCGCAAGGGCCCCATCTGTCTCCCAGGCTCCCCGTCTGGGGCTCCCCTCAGACCAGAACCACAGCGTCTGTCCTGGACTGGCTGGTGGGCCCCTTGGAGCCCCGGCCCCCATGAAGCCAGAGTTTGAGGGCTATGTGGAGCTCCCCCCGACCATAGGCCAGATCCCCAAGTCCCCTCTGTTCAGTCCTGCTCCTCCTGCCACCAGCAGCCCTGTCCTGAGCCTGGGGGAGCCCCGGGCAGATGCTGCCCCAGTCTCCCCACATCCCAAGGGCCTCCTGGTCCTGCAGCAGGTGGGCGACTACTGCCTCCCCTTCAGCTTTGGTGCCTGCCCACTCCCCCTCCAGGCAAGCCCTCCACTCGTGGAAGAGGGACCTCCGACTAAGATCCCCTGGCCCAATGCCCTGGCCCGGCCAAGTGTGAAGGACCCGGTGTCACTGCTGGAAAGGCATCAAGCCACTGCCGGACCCACCATCACCCGGGGGTGA
- the LOC100069576 gene encoding cytokine receptor common subunit beta isoform X1 encodes MALTRRLLPVALLALCWGLSVAGAQGTVPLQTLSCHNDYTSRIVCRWADARDAPRFLNVTLHRRLNEDPPQPVACRLSDDTSWLDDSCLSCVPRSCVIPYKFFALADRDYFSFRPDRPLGAQLNINLAQHGVRGEGARPLFPAFLHPGSTKLFPRRGDGRGRGDEAQPRDLQCFFDGAAALSCSWEVRTEVASSVSFALFYRSSPDAGEKQCSPVLQDQPGSPYILHRCQIPVPDPRTHSQYLVSVRPKEEEKFIKSSENIQMAPPTLNVTRSKDGYVLLWKAEEMMYKHIGHTFQVQYKKDTASWEDSKTASLQNAHSMSLPWLEPSTKYQARVRVKPTPGSYNGIWSEWSEERSWGTEWELSVWVLALIMVFATLVLLPALRFCGVYGYRLNQKWEEKIPNPSKSHLFQNGSAGLRLPDSTWTLSSRSSPPQGPWGGRFPELERVSPIDCGHSEVSPVTTKDPKDAQDSPSEPDTTLAPSDLPAERPCSPQLGLAAPSGRPESRVSGFDFSVPYLGPPHSRSLPDMMGLLVAPQMDMKQRPLPSGSLEYLCLPAGGQVQLVPLSQAMGQGRAQDLEKKPSPRAEGSPSLESRADPVPPAPGLMVGGQGPKDSPAALPTASGGPADSSVAFGYVTTADLTFTPPARAPSVSQAPRLGLPSDQNHSVCPGLAGGPLGAPAPMKPEFEGYVELPPTIGQIPKSPLFSPAPPATSSPVLSLGEPRADAAPVSPHPKGLLVLQQVGDYCLPFSFGACPLPLQASPPLVEEGPPTKIPWPNALARPSVKDPVSLLERHQATAGPTITRG; translated from the exons GGACCCCCCACAGCCAGTGGCCTGCCGTCTCAGTGATGACACGTCCTGGTTAGATGACTCTTGTCTCAGCTGTGTGCCCAGAAGTTGCGTCATTCCCTACAAGTTTTTCGCCCTTGCTGACAGAGACTACTTCTCATTCCGACCAGACAGGCCTCTGGGAGCCCAGCTCAACATCAATCTGGCCCAGCATG GTGTCAGAGGGGAGGGGGCTCGGCCGCTGTTTCCGGCCTTTCTTCATCCCGGCAGCACGAAGCTGTTCCCTAGAAGAGGGGACGGGCGAGGCCGTG GGGACGAGGCCCAGCCCCGGGACCTCCAGTGCTTCTTCGATGGGGCCGCCGCGCTCAGCTGCTCCTGGGAAGTGAGGACCGAGGTGGCCAGCTCGGTCTCCTTCGCCCTCTTCTACAGGTCCAGCCCTGATGCGGG GGAGAAGCAGTGCTCCCCAGTGCTGCAGGACCAGCCCGGCAGCCCCTACATCCTGCACCGATGCCAGATCCCCGTGCCCGACCCCAGGACCCACAGCCAGTACCTCGTCTCTGTTCGgccaaaggaggaagagaaatttaTCAAGAGCTCAGAGAACA TCCAGATGGCGCCCCCGACACTCAACGTGACCAGGAGCAAAGACGGCTATGTCCTGCTCTGGAAAGCGGAGGAAATGATGTACAAACACATAGGCCACACCTTCCAGGTCCAGTACAAGAAAGACACAGCCTCATGGGAG GACAGCAAGACAGCGTCGCTCCAGAACGCCCACAGCATGTCCCTGCCATGGCTGGAGCCCTCCACCAAGTACCAGGCGAGAGTGAGGGTCAAGCCCACCCCCGGGAGCTACAATGGGATCTGGAGCGAGTGGAGTGAGGAGCGCTCCTGGGGCACTGAGTGGG AGCTGTCCGTGTGGGTCCTGGCACTCATCATGGTCTTCGCCACCCTCGTCTTGCTCCCAGCCCTGCGCTTCTGCGGTGTCTATGGCTACAG GCTGAACCAGAAGTGGGAGGAGAAAATCCCCAACCCCAGCAAGAGCCACCTGTTCCAG AACGGGAGTGCCGGGCTGCGTCTCCCAGACAGCACGTGGACCCTCAGCAGCAGGAGCTCCCCACCCCAGGGGCCGTGGGGCGGCCGCTTCCCTGAGCTGGAGAG GGTGTCCCCCATAGACTGTGGGCACAGCGAGGTGTCACCTGTCACCACAAAGGACCCTAAAGATGCCCAGGACTCACCATCTGAGCCTGACACGACTCTGGCCCCCTCAGACCTGCCAGCCGAGCGGCCCTGCAGCCCCCAGCTGGGCCTGGCTGCCCCCTCGGGCAGGCCTGAGAGCCGGGTTTCTGGCTTCGACTTCAGTGTTCCCTACCTGGGGCCACCCCACAGCCGCTCCCTGCCTGACATGATGGGCCTGCTGGTGGCCCCACAGATGGACATGAAGCAGAGGCCGCTGCCTTCAGGATCCCTGGAGTACCTGTGTCTGCCTGCAGGCGGGCAGGTGCAGCTGGTCCCGCTGTCCCAGGCGATGGGACAGGGCCGGGCCCAGGATTTGGAGAAGAAGCCGAGCCCTAGGGCTGaggggagcccctccctggagtccCGGGCAGACCCCGTCCCTCCCGCACCTGGGCTGATGGTGGGCGGTCAGGGTCCAAAGGACAGCCCCGCAGCTCTGCCCACTGCCTCTGGGGGTCCTGCAGACAGCAGCGTGGCCTTTGGTTATGTCACCACGGCCGACCTGACCTTCACCCCACCCGCAAGGGCCCCATCTGTCTCCCAGGCTCCCCGTCTGGGGCTCCCCTCAGACCAGAACCACAGCGTCTGTCCTGGACTGGCTGGTGGGCCCCTTGGAGCCCCGGCCCCCATGAAGCCAGAGTTTGAGGGCTATGTGGAGCTCCCCCCGACCATAGGCCAGATCCCCAAGTCCCCTCTGTTCAGTCCTGCTCCTCCTGCCACCAGCAGCCCTGTCCTGAGCCTGGGGGAGCCCCGGGCAGATGCTGCCCCAGTCTCCCCACATCCCAAGGGCCTCCTGGTCCTGCAGCAGGTGGGCGACTACTGCCTCCCCTTCAGCTTTGGTGCCTGCCCACTCCCCCTCCAGGCAAGCCCTCCACTCGTGGAAGAGGGACCTCCGACTAAGATCCCCTGGCCCAATGCCCTGGCCCGGCCAAGTGTGAAGGACCCGGTGTCACTGCTGGAAAGGCATCAAGCCACTGCCGGACCCACCATCACCCGGGGGTGA